The genomic interval CGCGGACCCGTGGGTAGGGGAGCTCCTCGAGGAAGCGAGGCAGCTTCGCCGCGGGCTGAGCCTCGATCGACGCGAGGAGCGCGGCCGAGGCCGAGATCGTCGATGGATCTGCCGCTGTGGAGCCTCCGCGGGTCGTGCTCGCTCTCGCCGCCACCGAGCTTCCGCACGCGAGCAGCGCCTTGTGGATCTCCGTCTTGATCGGGTTCGACCTCTCCTTCTCGAGGGCGCCGCGGAGCGGGGGGAGCGCGTCGGGGTGCGCCAGACCCGCGAGGAACGCGATGATGCTCCGGCGAACCTCCGGGCTGGTTGACGCGAGGTGCGCCGCGACCCCTGCGATGACCGGCGGCCCGAGACCTCGCAGACCGGCGAGCGCGGCATCGCGAACGCCGCGAGCGGGATCACCCGCACACCGAAGCAGCTCCGCCTCGGCTCGCTGCGGGGCGTGGTCGGCGAGCCAGCGCACGACGAACACGCGAGTCGGCGAGTCGAGCCCGACGGCGGCCGCACACATCGGCCTCGCGAGGCTGGCGCCGAACCTCGCAAGCCCGCGCTGGTAGGTGAGCACCTTGCTCAGGTCGCGGAGGCGAACGAAGCCATGCACCGCAGCGGCGGCGGCCCCAGGGTCGGGGACGCAAGCGTCAAGAATCGCGAGCCAAGCCTCGAGCGGCGCCCGGTCCACGCTCGTGGAGGCGGCGACCACGTCCCACCAGGAGAGCGCCACCGCCGCGAGCCCTGGACCGAGGCGCGCGTGCGTGCGCCAAGACGCCCCGTGAGTCCGCCGGAGGTCCTCCACGATCGATGCGCGCTCGACCGGGTCCACACGGTCGAGGAGCGCCTTGACCTCGGGCTCGGTGAAAGCAGTCCACACGGGCGGCGAAAAGTACCCGCGCGCGCGCAGGAACACAATCCATGCGGGGCGGATCCGACCGCGGGGCACGGGGCAGATCCGGGCAGATCCCGGCGTCGTAGAGCAGATTGTGCAACGTCTGCGAGAACTGACCCCCGAACGGCAGTAAAACTGACCCCCTCCTAGCACGTGAAGATCCGACTGAAGATCCGACCGACGTTGGCGCCAAGTACGCGAAATGCACGTGAAGATCCGACCGACGTTGGCGCCAAGTACGCGAAATCACTCGTGGGCCTGGCCAGGGCCACCCCGAGAAGTGGCCCGGCCACCCAAATGAGGGACAACTATTCAATAATTTCAAACACTTAGAGTTGGCCCACATCGTGAATTAGACAGGGCATGTCCAACCCTCGTCGCATCGTCCCCGGCACCACCTATCTCGTCACGCGCAGAACCACGCGCCGCTACTTCCTCTTGAACCCGGACAAGCGCCGCATGCTGCTCGCCTTCTACTGGTACGCCACGGCCGTGCTCGCCGCAGAGTTTGGCATCGAGATCCATGCGGTGCAGATGCTCTCGAACCACCTTCACGAGGTGCTGACCGACACGCGCGGTGAGCTGCCAAAATTCCTTTCGCAGAGAAATCGCCTGCTCGCGAACGCCATCAAGGTGCTGCGTGGGTGGCCCGAGGAGGTCTTTTCGCGCGAGGGTGCGAGCGTGGTGGCGCTCTATGGCGAGGATGCGGTGCTGCAGAAGATCGGCTACACGCTCGCGAACGTGGTCGAAGCGGGCCTCGTCTCGAGCCCCGAGGATTGGCCGGGTGTGACGCTCGCGGCGACCGACATCGGCACGCGCACGTTCCGTGTGGCGCGGCCCGAGGTGTACTTCGACGCGGAGAACACGCGTTGGCCTGCCATGGCCGAGATCGCGATCACGGTGCCGCGCTCGCTCGAGGCGAGCTCCGGTCACGAAGGGGCGCGGGAGCGCATCGTCTCCGCGGTGAACTCGGCGGTCGAGAAGGCGCGCATCGTGGCGCGGAAGGCGGGCAAGTTCGTGCGCTCGCTCGAGTGGATTTTCTCTGTGCCGCATACGACGCGTGCGTCGTCGTTCGAGAAGGAAGGGGCGCGGAACCCGAGCTTCGCGGCGGGCGGGAACGTCGAGATGGCCGTGCGCGCGATGAAGGAGCGGGCGGCGTTCTTGGGGGCGTACCGGGAGGCGTTCGCGAAGTTGAGGAACGCGGTGCGGGATGTGCTGTTTCCAGCGGGGACGTGGCGCCTCTTCCGCGAGCTCGGCGTCAACGTGGTTTCAACCACTTAGCGCCAACGTCGGTCGGATCTCCCCCTCCAACGTCGGTCGGATCTTCCCCCTGCTCCCGAGCTCGGCGTCAACGTGGTTTCAACCACTTAGCGCCAACGTCGGTCGGATCTTCCTCCGTCGGTCGGATCTTCCCCCGACGTCGGTCGGATCTTCCCGCGCCCGACGCCACGACGTCGGTCGGATCTTCCCCCCACGACGCCGCTCCCACGTCGGACGGCTCTTCTCCCCCACGCCACGCCACAAAAAGAAAAAAACCCCGGTTCATCACCGGGGTTCACTCAGTTGCGCGGGTAGGATTTGAACCTACGACCTTCGGGTTATGAGCCCGACGAGCTACCAGGCTGCTCCACCGCGCGTCAGCTGGGGCGCACCATACTCCCGGCACCCAGGATGTCAACACTTACCGACACGTACGCCCCACGTGGCCGTGCGCCTCCGCTTTTCCTCGCGCGTTCCCTCTGCCACGATCCCCACGTGAGCCCCGCACCCACCCAAGCGCCGCCTCACGCCCCGCGCCGTCGCACCGCGCTCTCCCTCCCCGCGTTCGCCGCGAGCCTCGTCGCGCTGCTCGCCCTCTCGCCGCGCGCCCACGCAGCCACGCCTTCCTTCCCCGGCGCCCACGGCTTCGGCGCCGTCACCCCCGGCGGCCGCGGCGGCGACGTGGTCCACGTCACGACGCTCGCGCCCAGGGGGCCTGGCTCCCTCCAAGAGGCCCTCGATCGCGACACGCCCCGCGTCGTCGTGTTCGACGTGTCGGGCATCATCGAAGGCGACATCGAGGTCACCCACGGACGCGTCACCATCGCCGGCCAGACGGCCCCCGGCGCGGGCATCACCATCCGCGGCAGGCTCATGGGCGCCTACGACGCGCGCGTCACCGACATCGTCATCCGCCATCTCCGCGTGCGCCCCCCACCGCTCCTCACCGTCACCGAGAAGGGCAACCTCCACGACGCCGTCCAGTTCTCCCGCAACTCGCGCGTCATGCTCGACCACGTGAGCGCCTCCTGGGCCTCCGACGAGACGTGCGACTTCTACGAGGCCAAAGACCTCACCCTGCAAGACTCGACCGTCGAAGAGTCGAGCCTCACCGGCCACCCCGAAGGCGCCCACGCCTACGGCATCATCGTCGGCCCCGAGGCTGCGCGCGTGTCCATCCTGCGCACGCTCGTCGCCCACCACATGCGACGCGCGCCTGCGTTCGCCACCGGCCCCGTCGAGTTTCGAAACAACGTCGTCTACGACCTGCGCGACGGCTTCCTCCACGACAACCCCGCCGAGGGCACCTTCTACGTCGTCGGCAACGTGTGGAAGCGCGGCCGCAGCGCGGCTCTCCGGCCCTTCGTGCTCGAGGACGAAGATCCGTCGAGCGGAGATCCGACGTACGTGGTCCGCCAAAACCGCGTCGACGACCCTGGCCGCTTCGTCGGCACGGTCGACGATCCCTTCGCCCAGCGGAGCCTCCACCCGAGCTTCGCCGAGCTCCCCTCCGGAGTGGCCACCGCCCCCGACGGGCCCGTCCCCGGAATGGTGCATGCTGCACCCATGCGCTCCCCCGAAGAGGCCTACGCCGAGGTCCTCCGCCAGTCGGGCGCCTTCCCGCGCGACACCATCACGCGGCGCACGATCGAAGAGACACGCACCCGCTGCGGGCACTGGGGCGCCAAGGTCCCGCCCGATCTGCTCGAGGGCCTCACCGCGAGCGCCCCCCCACTCGACACCGATCGCGACGGCATGCCCGACGCCTGGGAGACCGCGCGAGGCCTCTCACCGACCGACCCGAGCGACGCGAAGCGCCCCCTCGAAGGCGAGTACACCGCCATCGAGGTCTACGTGAACGAGCTCGCCGACCGCCTCGCCGCCGAAGCGCCCGCCCCGCGCCCCGATCAAGAAGGCCCCTGCCCCGACGTCGCGCCGAGCTTCGCCGACCTCGACCCCGGCGCACGCAAAGCCGCCCCCGTCGGGTGCTCCTGCGACACCACCACGTCCACCTCGACCACGCCCGAAGGAGGCCTCGCCTTCGCCGCCATCGGGGTGTCCCTCGGCCTCGTCGCCGCACGCCGCACCCTCCAAAAGCGCTCGAGCTCCCTCGCGCCCGACGATTCCTGACGACGACGAAAGGTGATGCGTCCCCACGCGTGCACGCTTCGAGAACGAAAGGATCGTGCAAAGGTGAAAGCCACCTCGCACCCGAACTAAGCGACACCACGCCCCCGCACGATGGACCAGCATTTGCTGAGGGGAGTCCGTCGTTCGCCCGGGAGCCGTACCATGTCTCGACGCAAGCCCACCAAGTCCCCCTCCGGCGTTGCCCGCAAGGCATCGCGCAAGGTCGTGGAACCCTTGGACATCCCCGCCGAGAACGCGCCCGTGACGCTCCGCTCCCCCGCCTTCGACGAGGCCCTCGAGGACGTCGAGGACACCCTGCGTGCGATCGAAGAGGGCTCACGTCGAGGACCGGTTCGGACCTCGCTGGCGCCCCCGCGTCGCATCGTCGGCTGACCTCACGCGCCACCCCGAGCGCGCGCCACCGAGCGCGCGCGTCATGGCGTCCCCTCCCCGGCGCCCCCCGCGTACCTCAGCCGAACTGCGCCGCCGAGAGCTTCACGCCGAGCAGCGTGTCGGCATAAGGCACCGTGCCCACGTCGCCGCCTGCGGCGCCGGCCACGACCATGAGCGGGAGCAGGTGCTCCTCGCGCGGATGCACCTCGCGGGCCGATGGCGCGCTCGCCCATGCCGTGAGCCTCGCGTCGCGCTCTTCCGCGGGGAGGCGCACCGTCTCTTGGAGCCAGGTGTCGAACGCCTCGGAGGCCGCGCGCGCCTGCGGTCGGCCGAAGCCGCGCATGTTGTGGTAGCTCATGCCACTGCCGACGACGAACACCCCTTCGTCGCGGAGCGGGGCGAGGGCGCGGCCGATGGCGAGGTGCACCTTCGGATCCAGGCCACGCACGAGCGAGAGCTGCACGATGGGCACGTCGGCCTCGGGGTACGTGAGCTTCAACGGCACGAACGTCCCGTGGTCGTAGCCGCGGTCCTTGTCCTCGGCGCTCGTGATGCCCGCGTCGGCGAGCCGCGCGCGCACGAGCGAAGCTACCTCCGGGCTCCCCGGCGCGGGCCACGTGAGCTCGTACGAGGCCTTGGGGAACCCGTAGTAGTCGAAGAGCAGCGGCGGCGAAGGAGCGCTCATCACCGTGGGCACGCTCGCCTCCCAGTGCGCCGAAACCACGAGCACGGCTCTCGGCGCCACGGGCGGGAGCGCCCTCAGCCCCTCGAGGTACGACGCGAGCCGCGCGTAAGAGTCAGGCTCGCCGAAGCCCACGTCGACGAAGGGCCACGGGCCACCGCCGTGCGGAACGTACACGGCCGGCATGCGAGAGAGAGCGGCTTGGGACATGCGACGACCATAACGCCGCGGCGCGCGCGACGCCTCGCCCCCGAGGGAAACGCACTGTTCTCGCCCACGTCCCCGCGCGATGGGGCATGAGATACGCTCGGTGACGTGGGCGCTCGAGGAACGGCATTCAAGGTTCGTGTCGTCGTGCTCACCATGGCCCTCGTGCTCGTCGTGCTCTACGCCGTGGGCGACGTGCGGCGGCGCGAAGGGCGCACCCGCTGGGACCGCACGCTCGACGTCGCGGTGATCGTGGTCTCGAAAACTCCCGTCGATCCTGCGCTCTTCACGGGCCTCCGCGCGCGCATCCCCGCGCTCGAGGCGCGCCTCACCGAAGAAGGACGCACCTACCGAAAGGGGATGGGCGCTCCGTTCGCCTTCCACCTCTACGGCCCCATCGTCACGGCCACGCTCCCCCCGAAGGCCACGGGCGACGGGCTCGCGGATCTCGCCAAGCAGACCCTCGCGATGCGCGCCTACACCCGCGAGATCGACGCCGCCGCCGCGATCGACGCCGACACCTACGACAGCCGCATCTACCTCACGGTCACCCCTCGCGCCGCGAAGGAGCGCGCGTGGGTCGAGGGCGAGAGCGAGCAGGGCGGCAAGCTCGGTCAGGTCACCGTCGAGCTCGACGACACCATGCTCGACGTCGCGTGGATGGTCGTGACCCACGAGGCGTTCCACACGCTCGGCGCCACCGACAAAATCGACGCGAGCGGCCGCACCCTCGTGCCGCAGGGGCTCGCCGATCCGGCGCAAATTCCTCTCTATCCGCAGCGCCGGGCCGACGTGATGGCCCGCGGAAGGCTCGTCGCGCCCGGCCACGAAGAGCTCGTCGACTCCCTGGCCGAGCTCGGCGTCGGCCCCGACACGGCCCGCGAGATCCGCTGGGTCGAGTAGCGCAACGTTTGCAGGCGCGCACACGAGCCTGCCGCGCCACGCGCGCACGAGCCCACCGCGCCACGCGCGCACGAGCCCCGCCGTCGATTCCGCCTCGAAGGCCCTCTCCGCGTGCGCTACCGTGACGGCGTGACCACGTACCGCATCGACCCGAGCGCGACCCACGTCCACGTCTTCACGTACGCCGAGGGCCTCTTCGCGCGCCTCGCCCACGATCTCCGCCTCACGGTCGCCCCGAGCGAGCTCACGGCCACCCGCGACACCTCAGGCAAGGCCACGCTGAAGGGAAAAATCGCCCTCTCGGCCCTCACGGTCGACGGGGTCATGAAGGGCGACACCCTCAAGACCGACGTGCTGTCCGACAAGGATCGCCTCGAGATCCTCGAGCGCATGCGGAGCGACGTCTTCGGTGGCGCCTCGCCCGAGTCTGCCGTGACTCTCGAAGGCACGCTCGAAGGTACGTCCCTCCGCCTCACCGTCGCTTCGCCCAGCGGTCGCACGACGTCCGCTACGGCCAAGGTCGTCGGCACCTCCAACGACAACGGCGAGACGGTGCGCGGCGAGGTCGACCTCCACCTGAAAGAGATCGCCGGCCACGACGTGAAGGGCCCGCTCGGCGCCTTCCGCATCGGAGACCGCATCCGCGTCACGTTCGACGCGCACTTCGTCGCCGAGCCGTGAACGAGAGACCCCGCTTCTGGCTCACGGTCCTGGGAGCCCACACCCACCTCCACGCCACGGCCTGCAGCGCCTGCCCGCACCACGTGTTCGGGTGCTGCTCGCATCCGCCCCCGTACGACTGGGCCGACGTCGCCCGCGTCCTCTCCTTGGGCGGGCGCGCTCACCTCGAAGGGGCCCTCGCGCGCGGCGAACTCACGCTCACCCGCGGCGGCCTCCGCTTCGCCACCCCGAAGCGCCGCGGGCCGCGCGGCAAGCGAGTGCAAGGGTGCGTCTTCCTTGGCGAAACCGGGTGCACGCTCGACCCTCGCGAGAAGCCCGCGGTCTGCAACTACTACGTCTGCGAGACGGCCCTCGGCGGACCCCCTGAGCGAAACCCGCACGGCGACCGCCCCTTCTTCGCGTATGCCGTGGTGCGCGAGCTATGGACGCGCTGGACGCACGAGGTGAGCCGCGTCGTCGACGAGGCCTACAGGGACACCTGTCCCGCGTTCGACGAGGCCCTCGTCACGCTGCTCGTCGAGACCTACGAGCGCCTCGAGCGCGAAGCGGGGCTCGAGGGGGCGCGGCCCGAACCGCTGCCCGGCCCCACCGTCCGCTGACCGGGCACGTGACTCTAGCCAGCGGCGCGTCGAGACCCGATTTCCAATCCTTTCGGACGTTTGCGGCCAACGTCGGTCGGATCTTCCGACGTCGGTCGGATCTTCCCCGCGCCCCCGCCGTTGCGGGCCAACGTCGGTCGGATCTTCGCCGCCCCGAGCCGTCTCGCCCGTGCCCGTGCCCGTGCCCGTGCCCGTGCCCGGCTTCTGCCCCCACACGCCCCCCCGGCCCCGACGCCCGCAACTCAAACCTGAGGCGACGCGAGCCCCAACTCTGAATCCTTTCGCACCGTTGCGGCCAACGTCGGTCGGATCTTCCCCCGTTGCGGCCAACGTCGGTCGGATCTTCGCCGCCCCGAGCCGTCTCGCCCGTGCCCGTGCCCGTGCCCGTGCCCGTGCCCGGCTTCTGCCCCCACACGCCCCCCGGCCCCGACGCCCGCAACTCAAACCTGAGGCGACGCGAGCCCCAACTCTGAATCCTTTCGAACCGTTGCGGCCAACGTCGGTCGGATCTTCCCGTGCCCGCCCGCGGGATCTTCCCGCCCGTGCCCGTGCCCGTGCCCGGCTTCTGCCCCCCCCGCCCCCCCTCACGCCCCAATCTGCGCCCCCACCCGCGCCCCCTCGAGGATCGCCCGCCGCGCATCCAGCTCCCCAGCAATCCGCGCCCCCCCGATGACGTGCACCTTCTTCCCCGAGGCCTCGAGCGACGGCACCACGTCGACGACCGACTCCTGCCCCGCGCACACGATCACATGGTCCACGTCGAGCGACCGCTGCACACCCCCGACCCGCAGCGAGAGCCCACGGTCGTCGACGCCGAGGTACTCGACGTCCGCCATCATGTGCACGCCGTGCGCCTTCAACGCGATCCGGTGCGCCCAGCCCGTGGTCTTCCCCGGGCCCGAGCCCATCTTCTTCTCGCCCTTCGAGCGCTTCAAGAGCCACACCTCGCGCGACGGGGGCGCGGCCTCCGGCGGCACGAGTCCCCCCGGCGCCGACGACGAGAGGTCGATGCCCCACGTGCGAGCGTACGACTCGCGGCTCGTGTGCCGCTCTTCGAGCAAGAACGCGCATACGTCGACACCGATGCCCCCCGCGCCCACCACGGCCACCTTCTTCCCCACCGTCACGCGGCCCGACAGCAGATCGGGGTACGAGACCACCTTCGGGTGCGACGCGCCCGGGATCGTGAGCGCACGCGGCTTGACGCCAGTCGCCACGACGATCTCGTCGAACGCCGCGAGGTCCGATGCCGTAGCGCGCACCCCGAGCTTCACCGTGACGCCCGTGCGAACGACCTCGTTCTCGAAGTAGCGAATGGTCTCGCCGAGCTCTTCTTTTCCGGGCACGTTCGCGGCGAGCACGAACTGCCCGCCGAGCCGCGCCCCGGCCTCGAACAGGGTGACGTCGTGCCCGCGGCCCGCGAGCACGGTCGACGCGGAGAGCCCCGCCATGCCGCCCCCCACGACCGCCACCTTCTTGCGGCGGCGCGCGGCGAGGTACACGAGCTCGGTCTCGTAGCCGGCGCGCGGGTTCACGAGGCACGTCGCGCGCTTCGCCTGGAACGTGAGGTCGAGGCAGCCCTGGTTGCACGCGATGCACGTGTTGATGGACTTCGCGTCGCCCGCCGCGGCCTTGTTGACGAAGTCCGGATCGGCGAGGAGCGGCCGCGCCATCGACACGAGATCCGCGTCGCCGCTCGCGACGATGTCCTCGGCGTCCTCCGGGGTGTTGATGCGGTTCGAGGCGATCACGGGAACGCGCAGCTCGCCCTTGAGCTTTCGCGTGAGGCCACGGAACGCCGCGCGCGGCACCTGCATCGCGATCGTGGGGACGCGCGCCTCGTGCCACCCGATGCCGGTGTTGAACACGTCGACCCCCGCGCCCTCGAGCGCGCGGGCGATCGTCACGATCTCCTCCCACGTGTTCCCCCCGGGCACGAGATCGAGCAGCGACATGCGGTAGATGATCAAGAAATCTTTCCCCACCTCGTCGCGCACGGCGCGCACGATGGCCTCGGGGAAGCGCAGGCGGTTCTCGACCGGGCCGCCGTACTCGTCCTTTCGGGCGTTCACGCGAGCGCACGTGAACTGGTTCAAGAGGTACCCCTCCGAGCCCATGATCTCGACCCCGTCGTACCCCGCGAGCTTCGCCAGGTAGGCGCTCTTCGCGTAGTCGCGCACCGTGCTCTCGATGTTCCGCTTCGACATGGCCCGCGGCGTAAACGGCGAGATGGGCGACTTCTTGGCCGACGACGACACCACGAACGGGTGGTAGCCGTACCGCCCGGAGTGCAGCATCTGCATGGCGATCTTGCCGCCGTGCGCGTGCACCGCCGAGGTCACCTTCCTGTGGAAGAACACGTCCGCGTAGCGGTTCAACGTGCCGCCGAAGGGCAAGAGCCACCCCTCGTGGTTCATCGAGATGCCGCCGGTGATCATGAGGGCGACCCCGCCCTTGGCGCGCTCGGCGAAATACGCCGCGAGCTTGTCGTAGTTGTAGAACCGGTCCTCGAGGCCCGTGTGCATCGAGCCCATGACCACGCGGTTCTTGAGCGTGAGCGGGCCGAGATCCTTGGGAGACAGGAGCGTGGGGTACGTCGTCATCGAGCGGCTTCCTTCCGAACTTAACGGCGTTAAGATAGGACACCCAAGGCCCCGCATGCAAGCCGCCCGCCCCGCCTACCACCACGGAGATCTCCGCCGCACGCTCGTCCGCGAGGGGCTCCGGCTCGTCGAGCGGCACGGCATCGGCAAGCTCACCCTCGCGAGCCTCGCCTCCCACTGCGGCGTATCGACCCCGGCCCTGTACCATCACTTCCGCGACAAGGACGCCCTCATGACCGAGCTCGGCCTCGCGGCCCTCGCCCGCTTCGAGGCGGCGATCGCGGGGGCGCTCGGCAGCGAGGGCACGGGCATCGACCTCGACGCCTTCGCGCGGGCGTACGTCACGTTCGCCATGGCCCACCCCGAGCTCTACGACCTCACCTTCGGGAGGGCCACGTGGCAAAGGCCCACGCGCGGCCCCCTGCACACCCGCGCCAAGGGCTCGTTCAAGGCGTTCGTCGCGCGCCTCCGGAGCGAGCAAGAGCACGGTCGCCTCGCCCCCGGGGAGGACCCGCTGCGCCTCGCGCAGGTCGCCTGGGCCACGCTCCACGGCCTCGCGCGCATGCACGGCGACGGCCTCGCGTTCTCTCGGCGCGCCGTGCTCGACATCGCCGCCCACGCCTCACGCCTGCTCTCGCGCGCCCTCCGCGGGGGACCGGAGCCTACGCGCTCGGAGCCTACGCGCTCGGACCCTCCGCGTGCCGAGGACTCGGCCGAGCCCGGCGCTCCCCCGCGACGAGCCCCTCGACGAACCGCGCGGCCTCCGCGCGGCACCGAGCCTCTGCCTCATGAAACGCCGCGGGCGAAAACCGCCCGTGCGCGCGCAACTCCTCCGAAGACGCCGGCGCCTCCGGCACGACGCCGGTGAGGGCAGCGCGGAGCTCCGCGACGAGGCCGGGCTCACGCTCCACGAGATACGTCACGAGGTCCCGCGCGAAGGCCGCGTGTCGCCCCTCGTCGTCGGCGAGCCGCGCGAGGTGCCGCGCGAGCACCGGGTCCTCCGTGTCCCGCGCGACCGCCGCGAGCGCCGCCGCGCACGCCCCTTCGCCCACCACCCCTTCGAGCAGCGCCTCCCGGGCGAGCCGCGCGACCGACGGGACCTCCGAAGGCTCACGCGCCGCGCGCGCGTACGGCGCGGGCGCGAGCGTGCGACCGGCGTAGAACGACGCGATCGCGTACGCGATACGTGCATGATGCACCTCGTCGATCGCCGCCCTTTGGCACGCGACGAGGAGCTCGGGCGGCGCGCCGAGGCACAACAGATCCTCGGCCAAGAGCGCAAACGTCGCGACCGACGCGTGCTCGGTGCGGGCGTCGAGCAGCCACCCCTCGGCGAGCCTCTCTCGCACCTCGGGACACGCCGGCAGCGTGAGCCCCGTGACGACGTCGTCGGCCACGGACCACGCGCTCGGCTCGGCGCCTCCGGCCGCGCCCTCGTCCACGTCGGGCAGCACGGGCACTCCCTTGCGCCGGAGCGGGCGGCCATGGGGCCCGCCGCCACCCGCAACGAAGAGACCGAGCAGGCTCACGACCCCGATGGTGATGGGCGAGAGCAAACCCGCGACGAGGCCGAGGATCCCGAAGAGCTTCCCCTTCGTGTCCCCCGGCGTGTGGGTCACGAACGACGCGACCGCGAGCCCGATGGCCGTGAGCATGCCGACGGCACCGAGCGCGCAGAGGACGCCGACCACGTCCACGGCGTCACGCCCCGAGGTCGCGAGCACTCCGAACACGACGAGCAACGGGACC from Myxococcales bacterium carries:
- a CDS encoding transposase — its product is MSNPRRIVPGTTYLVTRRTTRRYFLLNPDKRRMLLAFYWYATAVLAAEFGIEIHAVQMLSNHLHEVLTDTRGELPKFLSQRNRLLANAIKVLRGWPEEVFSREGASVVALYGEDAVLQKIGYTLANVVEAGLVSSPEDWPGVTLAATDIGTRTFRVARPEVYFDAENTRWPAMAEIAITVPRSLEASSGHEGARERIVSAVNSAVEKARIVARKAGKFVRSLEWIFSVPHTTRASSFEKEGARNPSFAAGGNVEMAVRAMKERAAFLGAYREAFAKLRNAVRDVLFPAGTWRLFRELGVNVVSTT
- a CDS encoding pectate lyase precursor, with protein sequence MSPAPTQAPPHAPRRRTALSLPAFAASLVALLALSPRAHAATPSFPGAHGFGAVTPGGRGGDVVHVTTLAPRGPGSLQEALDRDTPRVVVFDVSGIIEGDIEVTHGRVTIAGQTAPGAGITIRGRLMGAYDARVTDIVIRHLRVRPPPLLTVTEKGNLHDAVQFSRNSRVMLDHVSASWASDETCDFYEAKDLTLQDSTVEESSLTGHPEGAHAYGIIVGPEAARVSILRTLVAHHMRRAPAFATGPVEFRNNVVYDLRDGFLHDNPAEGTFYVVGNVWKRGRSAALRPFVLEDEDPSSGDPTYVVRQNRVDDPGRFVGTVDDPFAQRSLHPSFAELPSGVATAPDGPVPGMVHAAPMRSPEEAYAEVLRQSGAFPRDTITRRTIEETRTRCGHWGAKVPPDLLEGLTASAPPLDTDRDGMPDAWETARGLSPTDPSDAKRPLEGEYTAIEVYVNELADRLAAEAPAPRPDQEGPCPDVAPSFADLDPGARKAAPVGCSCDTTTSTSTTPEGGLAFAAIGVSLGLVAARRTLQKRSSSLAPDDS
- a CDS encoding dioxygenase, producing MSQAALSRMPAVYVPHGGGPWPFVDVGFGEPDSYARLASYLEGLRALPPVAPRAVLVVSAHWEASVPTVMSAPSPPLLFDYYGFPKASYELTWPAPGSPEVASLVRARLADAGITSAEDKDRGYDHGTFVPLKLTYPEADVPIVQLSLVRGLDPKVHLAIGRALAPLRDEGVFVVGSGMSYHNMRGFGRPQARAASEAFDTWLQETVRLPAEERDARLTAWASAPSAREVHPREEHLLPLMVVAGAAGGDVGTVPYADTLLGVKLSAAQFG
- a CDS encoding NADPH-dependent 2,4-dienoyl-CoA reductase — its product is MTTYPTLLSPKDLGPLTLKNRVVMGSMHTGLEDRFYNYDKLAAYFAERAKGGVALMITGGISMNHEGWLLPFGGTLNRYADVFFHRKVTSAVHAHGGKIAMQMLHSGRYGYHPFVVSSSAKKSPISPFTPRAMSKRNIESTVRDYAKSAYLAKLAGYDGVEIMGSEGYLLNQFTCARVNARKDEYGGPVENRLRFPEAIVRAVRDEVGKDFLIIYRMSLLDLVPGGNTWEEIVTIARALEGAGVDVFNTGIGWHEARVPTIAMQVPRAAFRGLTRKLKGELRVPVIASNRINTPEDAEDIVASGDADLVSMARPLLADPDFVNKAAAGDAKSINTCIACNQGCLDLTFQAKRATCLVNPRAGYETELVYLAARRRKKVAVVGGGMAGLSASTVLAGRGHDVTLFEAGARLGGQFVLAANVPGKEELGETIRYFENEVVRTGVTVKLGVRATASDLAAFDEIVVATGVKPRALTIPGASHPKVVSYPDLLSGRVTVGKKVAVVGAGGIGVDVCAFLLEERHTSRESYARTWGIDLSSSAPGGLVPPEAAPPSREVWLLKRSKGEKKMGSGPGKTTGWAHRIALKAHGVHMMADVEYLGVDDRGLSLRVGGVQRSLDVDHVIVCAGQESVVDVVPSLEASGKKVHVIGGARIAGELDARRAILEGARVGAQIGA
- a CDS encoding TetR/AcrR family transcriptional regulator, yielding MQAARPAYHHGDLRRTLVREGLRLVERHGIGKLTLASLASHCGVSTPALYHHFRDKDALMTELGLAALARFEAAIAGALGSEGTGIDLDAFARAYVTFAMAHPELYDLTFGRATWQRPTRGPLHTRAKGSFKAFVARLRSEQEHGRLAPGEDPLRLAQVAWATLHGLARMHGDGLAFSRRAVLDIAAHASRLLSRALRGGPEPTRSEPTRSDPPRAEDSAEPGAPPRRAPRRTARPPRGTEPLPHETPRAKTARARATPPKTPAPPARRR